The following are encoded together in the Magnetospirillum gryphiswaldense MSR-1 v2 genome:
- a CDS encoding HypC/HybG/HupF family hydrogenase formation chaperone, whose product MCLALPSRVVALLDDDQAKVDLGGVTKAISLALVEDVAVGDYVIVHVGYALTKVDPAEAEKTLALFAQMEAAGTSA is encoded by the coding sequence ATGTGTCTTGCCCTGCCGTCGCGTGTGGTCGCCTTGCTGGACGACGATCAGGCCAAGGTCGATTTGGGCGGCGTCACCAAGGCCATCTCGCTGGCCCTGGTGGAAGACGTGGCCGTGGGCGATTACGTCATCGTCCATGTGGGCTATGCCCTGACCAAGGTCGACCCGGCCGAGGCGGAAAAGACCCTGGCCCTGTTCGCCCAGATGGAAGCGGCGGGGACAAGCGCATGA